The genomic interval ataattataaatttccATCAGCGACACATGCGTATATATACAGAAGTATTTTATTGTATaaggcataaaatataataatttgaatatgaaGATGAGACAAATAGAAGGAGAGACAATCCCAATCCAACAGTCCAAAATTAAATGCTAGACTTAGCTGTAAGATGGCTAAAACGGCAGCACTGACAAGAATGCGGCGCTTGGCTCaactaaaaatgttttctctATCTTTAATAGTATTAACGCATGCAGTATAAATTAAATGGTAATGAAGGgttatcttcggcacgccgaagatttaatactcttgcagacccaaccttttcataatgctcataatgctttgcccgtatctaagaagcacagggaaaatagtaagTGTCGAATATgctataagatatataaaaaaaaaattattgttcttacaacttagttttactccgatcgttcctatgcaagctatatgatatagtagtctgatgtaaataagattttgcttaAATGTAGGGAGCATAGCCAGACCTATAAATGTTGAGTTCGGTGAAGAAatctagaaaaacaaaaaacttttccaCACAACAACTTtagttcctttggcagctatgtgatttGGTGGTCCGATGTttttaggattttgcacatatacgaggagcatagtaaaactaataaatgccgagtttggtctcgatatatagataaacaaaaaacaagattttcatacaagagccgatcgttcctatggcagctatgtgatagtGCCATATGTgatgcgtgcaacagaaagagggacttttGCTGAGTTTCATGACAATAGCTTTAacactgagagactagttcgcatagaaacacacagacggacagacggatgtGGTATTGTTGATAcggatcaagaatatatatattgtatgatgttggagatgtttccttctatgcgttacacatttcacgacaaaattacaCTACCCCCTGCAAGGGTATAGAAACAAGGTGTGGAACACTTGTAATCTCTCCCATAGACATGTTCACTTGCACTAACGCAAGGTCAAACAAACATGTCAACACAAATGCCGGGAAGTGCAAGCAAATTACAAGcttacaacaataaaaataaaattatataaaattggaAGCAAATTGCTGATAAACTCGACGAGCTGCGATAGTGGAAAGCGTTGAATTAGTATCAAATCGGCGTTCAAATCGAGCTGACTTCTTTCCGTAAACACATTCGAATATATTACAAGGACACGCATTATCAAAATGACAAAGGATAACCTGACAGCCGTTTTGCATGGCATTGAGGATATGCGTTTGGTATGGCAATCGGACAatgaaactaaaataaaaaataatttcgttTATTTGACTCTCTAATTCCATGCGCAGGAGCAACGTCCCATACCGGATATTTCCCCAGATGGTATGTTCAGCTCGtcataatataaaattaatacagttgcatttaaaattctcaTCTGCAGAGGTTTTGGTGGCAATGGATAGCGTCGGTATTTGCGGCTCAGATGTGCATTATCTGACAAAGGGTCGCATCGGGCACTTTGTGGTCACGAAGCCCATGGTCATTGGCCATGAAAGTGCTGGCGTGGTGGCCAAAGTGGGCAGCAAAGTGAAGAATCTCGTTGTAGGCGACCGCGTCGCCATTGAGCCAGGCGTGCCTTGCTATAAATGTGATCACTGCAAGCAGGGCAGCTATAATCTGTGCCCTGACATGGCATTCTGTGCCACGCCACCCTACGACGGCAATCTGACCCGGTACTACAAGCATGCAGCGGACTTTTGCTTCAAGCTACCCGACCACGTCACGATGGAGGAAGGTGCTTTGCTAGAGCCGTTGTCGGTGGGCGTGCATGCCTGTAACCGAGCCGGCGTGAGCTTGGGCTCTAAGGTGCTCATCCTGGGCGCAGGGCCAATTGGATTGGTTACGCTATTGGTAAGTTGATTGCCTGAAACTAATTCAAGCCggccatattttattttaagtgtTTAAGGTCGCACAATCTATGGGTGCTACAAAGATTTTAATTACGGACTTGGTGCAACAACGTCTGGATATCGCCAAGGAGCTGGGCGCCACTCATACTCTGCTGATGAAACCTGGCGACACCGCTGAAAATGTCGCGGATCGTGTGCGTCAAGTAATGGGTGATGAGCCTGATAAGTCAATTGACTGCTGTGGAGCGGAGAGCACCACACGCCTTGCAATCTTTGTAAGAGCTTTGCTGATAGGCCctgatatttttattaatgatCACAACCTTTGTTACGTCAGGCTACACGATCTGGaggtgttgttgttatcgtgGGCATGGGACCGTCAGAAATGAAGCTTCCTCTGTTCAATGCCTTGGCTCGAGAGGTGGATATTCGCGGTGTGTTCCGCTACTGTAACGAGTGAGTAGAAACCTCTATCATTTTTCCAGCTATTGGATGACCTATCTATTTATTTGTAAAGCTATTCCGCTGCCCTGGCGCTGGTTGCCTCCGGTCGGGTGAATGTAAAGCGACTTGTCACACATCACTTTAACATTACGGAGACTGCGAAGGCATTTGAAACAGCTCGTCTTGGCACAGGCGGTGCCATTAAAGTTATGATACATGTACAACCAAGGAATATCAATAATCCTGTCAAATTTTAGGTATACATCATAGTAAGCCCTGCATCATAGTTCAGAAAAATGTAATACTTGGTGCGTTACGGAACAATAAATTTGTTAGCTTGGTACAAAATTTAAGTTATATTCTTAGAGTTTCAAAATTTTAACACGATTTTTATTCGCTTAGCTTCAGTGGTTTATCTTTAGActtgcaaaaaaatatacgaAATGTCCAATTTACTGTATTGGCGGTTTTCACGATCCCTATACACGTATTTGTCCATCAGGTACGCTGGCCACCGCCCATTGGCTCCGATGATCCGACACTTTCATGATGATGACTCTGGGCACAAAGACACCAAGAGGAATATGCGACCGCGAGTAGCGAACAAGGATGAAAAAATTCCCTCTGACCTAAAACTCGTAGATTCCAAGACCAAACATAAGATATCTACGGGAACTGCACCCAAGCTATCCATTGAACAGGAAATGAAGGCACTGGGCCACGTTGTTggcagcaagcagcagcagcagaatagTAAAGATACCATCAATCTTAAGAGCCATGTTCACGCGAATCCAACGCCTAAATCGACGGACGCTAAGAGTTCATCGAAATCTAGCCAAACAGTTGGGGATCAATCTAAAGACACAGCTGTTGAGTGTCAGTCGAATGCGAGTGCCGTGGAAAGCAGGGTTAGGGCATTTGTTGATTCAATTGAAAGTAGGAAAGCTTCAAGGACTACTGAAAAGCAAGATAAATCTCCAAGTCCCGTAACAACCACCGCCAATAGAAACGCTGTGACTAAGCTAACAGATAAATGCTCTCAAGCTTCGCAGACCGAATCACAAAAAGTTTCAAGCAAAGAGGGTAGTAAAACAGATTTAAAAACTAGGTCCTCATCCCAGACAGGAGTCGGTAGCACCAATCTCTTTGACGGGAAACCAGAATCGTCCCAAACGAAAATGTCGCAAAAACGTTCAGAATCTGCAGGGAATCTAGCAGATAAAAACGTGGGCTTTAAAAGTGACCCCCAAATTCCATGGGAGGGAATGTTTGGAGAGCATTTCAAGACTAGTCCTAAGGGGTCCATAGAAGGAGGATCGAAAGCAGTTGGTTCTAAGGAAGAAAGGTCTCAGTCGTTGCACGTGGTTAGCTCTAAagatcaaaataaaataaatgataagTTATCTCAAGTGGAAGCGAAACCAGAGACTACGAAAATTAAAAGCCAATCTGCAGGTGATAGAAATTTACAGCAGAATATTAACAAGACCAAACCAGAGCCAAATCAATCTCTAACTAAGGGTGCGAGGAGCAATAGCCTAGGCTGTGCAGTACAAAATTCACCCAAAACGGAAGCTCCTAGTAccgaaatcaaaaacaaaactatacTAAATCCATGGAAAACGGAAACCTCCAGCAGCAATAACATAGATAAAGCTAATTCAAATCAAGCTCAAACAAAAGACCCGAGATGCAATAGCGTCGGCAAAACGGGAGCTGAATTAGCTATGGAAGGCAACTCGGCTTTGAAATCTGCGATTCCTCAGAAGGAGAAATCCAATATCTGCTTCAAATTTGAGCACAAGGTTTCTAAGCCCGTTCAGAGTCAGACAGAAATCAAAACTGCAGTAATTAAAGATGACGCAGCATTAAAGGACGTACTTAAGGGTTCGAATAAGCATGACGAATGGATTGCTAAGATTCTTTCCCCTCCAAACAAAGGTTATGAATCCTCGAAGATCAAATCGAATACCGCCCATAAAATTGAGGATGGGTTTTCTAAGGCCATGCCCCATCAGAACAAGTCggacaacaaatttgcaccgAGCAAAACGGATGAAGCTTCAAGGGACAAATCTAAAATCCAGTCAGACATCAAACCCACAGGAGCTGAGTCTGAAAAGGCCTCAAAAGATAACTATAGCAGCACTTTTAATGTCGACGATGGATTTTCCAAAGCTAATCCATATCAAAAGCAGCCCGACAACAAATCTGCACTTAACAAACCAAGCTCCAAATTTGATGAGGCAActcaaaataaatcaaattccaTCTACTATGTGAAGAGCTGGAATTCTGAACTAAAACAATCACAGAACGAGTTGATCAAGAAATCCGGTGTAATGAAACCCGATGAGGCCTCAAGAGACAAACCTAATAGCTTCAACAAAGATGGAGAAAGGTTTCACAAATCAAAGCCCTCTCAGAGTCAGTTCGACAATAAACTCTCGGCGGACAAATTGGATGAGATGCCGAtgaacaaatcaaatattatttataaagtcACAGATTTGTCTTCTGAAGCCCTGCCAAACCAGTCAACCAACAAACATGGAGCTAACAAAATGGATGAGGCTTCCAATAAGAACCTCTCTACCCCTAAAGAAACCAGTAACGATTTGCTGGAGTCGTTCAGTGTCGTAAGATCTGCGTCCACTTCTGATAGAAAATTCTCCGGTGATATAGTCAAGGTTGAAAAAATCGAGTTGCTCCCGGAGAACACTGTGGAGGAAAAAGCCTTCACGACACCATCAAAACGGGCTAATATTCAGGATGGATTCAACTCAGATTTGAAGTATCGGTCCAGTATCGAAAAAGCCAATTCCTATGACAGGAAAGCAGAAATTCAGCAATCTGCCAGGCCGCAGTATGGTCTGAAATCTGCGGAGAAAACAAAGTCAACTGCGTTTGGTTCTAGTCAAAAATCGAATAGGGGCACGATTGGTTCGCTTTTGCAAGCTGTTCGCCAGAATCCAAATAGGCAAGAAAAGGCAGCAAAAGGTCATCAAGAAGAGGTCGTAAATATACTAAAGGAAAAGATCAAGGAAGACGAAAAAAAAGCAGAGTTCCTTGAAATTATAGCTGACGAGCTGCGATCTAGACGTGCGATCGACACCACCCCAGTGAATGATAATAAAATGAATCCAATGAAGAGTGGAGATGCGCCTACCACAGCTCGCACAGAAGGAACTAGCGGTGCCATGTCAAAGGATAAGCCTAGTTCTAATCATGATCGTGAGCTTACTGCAACTATTGCAGCAGCAATCGTTAAGGGCATATCAGAGAGTTCTGCAACATCTAAGGAGAGTGATACAATTGCAGGTAAAAGTATGCCAATAGTATCGCTTCAAGAGCTGAGGGCTTCTGGACAACGTGATAGTCATTTAACGTCCACATCGTTGGGTAATTCTAATTCAGGCAAAACTATGACATCTTATGGCAAAACAGAGCTCATTGGCACTGACGAGAGCCGGATTGGTGGCAAGCGTGAGACGAATGTAGTTAATGCAGAGCCCGATTCAAAGAAAATGGATAAGAAATTCCGCACCGATCTAATTGTGGATAAAGGTAGCGATAATCAAATTTCTAAGGACATCACATGCAATGTGAGAGACAAATCGACTGAAAAGACACATAAAATCAAGGCTGAAGATATAACACCAGGTGTTCTTTACAATTCCACAACAGAGGGTGAGAATCGCGACTTCCcaacaaacataaatattgaAGACGATGATGAAACGTTAAGATTTAAGGCcgaacaatttttaaaagaaaGCGAAGCAAGACAGATTCTAGAGAAAactaaacatataaatatcgaGAAACTAGATGTCGATAAGCTAGATGTCGAAAAGCGAGCTGTCGCTCAACTAGATGCCGCTAAACTAGATGCCAATAAGCAAGATTTCGCTAAAGTAGATGTCGCTAAACCAGATGTCGCTAAATTAGATGTCGATAAACTAGATGTCGATGAACTAGATGTCTCTGCACAGCAaaaaccaaagccaaagtTGACGATCTCCCAATATCTCTATGAAATGTTTATGGGCAAACGGAAGAACAATAATGAAAGTGGTCGCAGAAACATCACCACGTACTCGGCGGTTCATAATCGAAACTCAAGACTAGATAATCATACTgaaagtaaaagcaaaaaatcTGTTACACCATATGCTAGTAAAAAGACAGCAGAAACTTTTATATCACCGGATCTGGCAAAACGACAGCTAGGTAAAGAAGCTATACTTAAAGGGCGAAGAAGTAAATCCCAAGAAAGTAGACACGGTGTGTATGACAGGGAATCACGTCAGCGTTTCGATCAATTTGAAGTGTCCTGTTCAAAGCAGCTGGTTCTGTCCCAATCAGCTTGCATGCCTGGCATATCACACCAAAAACAGACACTGATTCCAACCCTAAATGATAATGTTATTTTACGTATGCAAAAAACAGAATCAGAGGAGAATTTGGTTAATTTTACCGATGACATTAATAGCACAAAAATTCTTGGTGGCACTCCGTACAAATGCGAAGACAAAAGTCTACGagcaaagcttaaaaataaaaaggataaAAGCGAAATTGTGATTAAAGGTGGATCCAAGAAGTGCTTGGAGAAAGAGAAGGATGTGAAGGAAGCCGAAGACGACGGAGAATGTGGCAAGCGAAGTTTCGGCGCGTTGGGTCGGCAATTATTCCATAACTTGCGTAAgtatatacacaaaaacaaatctgATTTTGCTTGTCATAAAAGGGTATAGATAGTTGTTAGCGCCACCTGGTGGTTCGCAGCAAAAGCCTGTAAACAAATCTGATTTTGTCTGTCCTATAAAATGATAGATCGTTATTAGCGCCACCTAGCGGTCCGCAGCAAAAACATataacaaatcaaattttctCGGCATATAAAAGGATATATAATTATTAGCTCCACCTGGTGGTTCGCAGCAAAAACAGATAACCGacttatttggcattcaatgTCACATCTAGGAGAATGACAGCAATTTGATGTATATTATAATACTTGTTGTAGTTGATAATACGCTATAAATAAGCCTAGTACATGGACCATTAGGTTGTTTGTAAGTCAATAACAAAATACTAATTTATTTGGTCACagtaatatatatttccaGAATCGAAAAGAAACACTAAGCCGGCGgcaacaaatttacaaaacGCTCAACAATTGGAAGCAGGCCTGGAAGAGTTCAATCCGCTAAgcaatataaaacattttgagaCAAATTTCACGTTTatcaaattttagatatttgtgaagaataataaaaagttaaaagttGGAACAATTTTATTTCGCCTTGAAGTACATTCTCTCGATTAACCAATTGGGGGCATAGTGTTCATCCGAAATATTACTCACAACTAATTGTGTAGATAACACAATCTTGCTACTGAGAATTCGTAGTGGAATATTACGAACGGAACGTTTGATTTGCCAAGGTCATGACCGCATGACGTTGAAAATCCGAGTATCGATTGCttcaacaattatttaaatatagaaaacCATATGGTACAAATgaacattttagtttttaaattgtaGTTTATTATAGTTTACAATCACTATCAGTG from Drosophila virilis strain 15010-1051.87 chromosome 2, Dvir_AGI_RSII-ME, whole genome shotgun sequence carries:
- the LOC6630127 gene encoding sorbitol dehydrogenase, which gives rise to MTKDNLTAVLHGIEDMRLEQRPIPDISPDEVLVAMDSVGICGSDVHYLTKGRIGHFVVTKPMVIGHESAGVVAKVGSKVKNLVVGDRVAIEPGVPCYKCDHCKQGSYNLCPDMAFCATPPYDGNLTRYYKHAADFCFKLPDHVTMEEGALLEPLSVGVHACNRAGVSLGSKVLILGAGPIGLVTLLVAQSMGATKILITDLVQQRLDIAKELGATHTLLMKPGDTAENVADRVRQVMGDEPDKSIDCCGAESTTRLAIFATRSGGVVVIVGMGPSEMKLPLFNALAREVDIRGVFRYCNDYSAALALVASGRVNVKRLVTHHFNITETAKAFETARLGTGGAIKVMIHVQPRNINNPVKF
- the LOC6629721 gene encoding serine-rich adhesin for platelets isoform X2; the protein is MSNLLYWRFSRSLYTYLSIRYAGHRPLAPMIRHFHDDDSGHKDTKRNMRPRVANKDEKIPSDLKLVDSKTKHKISTGTAPKLSIEQEMKALGHVVGSKQQQQNSKDTINLKSHVHANPTPKSTDAKSSSKSSQTVGDQSKDTAVECQSNASAVESRVRAFVDSIESRKASRTTEKQDKSPSPVTTTANRNAVTKLTDKCSQASQTESQKVSSKEGSKTDLKTRSSSQTGVGSTNLFDGKPESSQTKMSQKRSESAGNLADKNVGFKSDPQIPWEGMFGEHFKTSPKGSIEGGSKAVGSKEERSQSLHVVSSKDQNKINDKLSQVEAKPETTKIKSQSAGDRNLQQNINKTKPEPNQSLTKGARSNSLGCAVQNSPKTEAPSTEIKNKTILNPWKTETSSSNNIDKANSNQAQTKDPRCNSVGKTGAELAMEGNSALKSAIPQKEKSNICFKFEHKVSKPVQSQTEIKTAVIKDDAALKDVLKGSNKHDEWIAKILSPPNKGYESSKIKSNTAHKIEDGFSKAMPHQNKSDNKFAPSKTDEASRDKSKIQSDIKPTGAESEKASKDNYSSTFNVDDGFSKANPYQKQPDNKSALNKPSSKFDEATQNKSNSIYYVKSWNSELKQSQNELIKKSGVMKPDEASRDKPNSFNKDGERFHKSKPSQSQFDNKLSADKLDEMPMNKSNIIYKVTDLSSEALPNQSTNKHGANKMDEASNKNLSTPKETSNDLLESFSVVRSASTSDRKFSGDIVKVEKIELLPENTVEEKAFTTPSKRANIQDGFNSDLKYRSSIEKANSYDRKAEIQQSARPQYGLKSAEKTKSTAFGSSQKSNRGTIGSLLQAVRQNPNRQEKAAKGHQEEVVNILKEKIKEDEKKAEFLEIIADELRSRRAIDTTPVNDNKMNPMKSGDAPTTARTEGTSGAMSKDKPSSNHDRELTATIAAAIVKGISESSATSKESDTIAGKSMPIVSLQELRASGQRDSHLTSTSLGNSNSGKTMTSYGKTELIGTDESRIGGKRETNVVNAEPDSKKMDKKFRTDLIVDKGSDNQISKDITCNVRDKSTEKTHKIKAEDITPGVLYNSTTEGENRDFPTNINIEDDDETLRFKAEQFLKESEARQILEKTKHINIEKLDVDKLDVEKRAVAQLDAAKLDANKQDFAKVDVAKPDVAKLDVDKLDVDELDVSAQQKPKPKLTISQYLYEMFMGKRKNNNESGRRNITTYSAVHNRNSRLDNHTESKSKKSVTPYASKKTAETFISPDLAKRQLGKEAILKGRRSKSQESRHGVYDRESRQRFDQFEVSCSKQLVLSQSACMPGISHQKQTLIPTLNDNVILRMQKTESEENLVNFTDDINSTKILGGTPYKCEDKSLRAKLKNKKDKSEIVIKGGSKKCLEKEKDVKEAEDDGECGKRSFGALGRQLFHNLHRY
- the LOC6629721 gene encoding serine-rich adhesin for platelets isoform X1; its protein translation is MSNLLYWRFSRSLYTYLSIRYAGHRPLAPMIRHFHDDDSGHKDTKRNMRPRVANKDEKIPSDLKLVDSKTKHKISTGTAPKLSIEQEMKALGHVVGSKQQQQNSKDTINLKSHVHANPTPKSTDAKSSSKSSQTVGDQSKDTAVECQSNASAVESRVRAFVDSIESRKASRTTEKQDKSPSPVTTTANRNAVTKLTDKCSQASQTESQKVSSKEGSKTDLKTRSSSQTGVGSTNLFDGKPESSQTKMSQKRSESAGNLADKNVGFKSDPQIPWEGMFGEHFKTSPKGSIEGGSKAVGSKEERSQSLHVVSSKDQNKINDKLSQVEAKPETTKIKSQSAGDRNLQQNINKTKPEPNQSLTKGARSNSLGCAVQNSPKTEAPSTEIKNKTILNPWKTETSSSNNIDKANSNQAQTKDPRCNSVGKTGAELAMEGNSALKSAIPQKEKSNICFKFEHKVSKPVQSQTEIKTAVIKDDAALKDVLKGSNKHDEWIAKILSPPNKGYESSKIKSNTAHKIEDGFSKAMPHQNKSDNKFAPSKTDEASRDKSKIQSDIKPTGAESEKASKDNYSSTFNVDDGFSKANPYQKQPDNKSALNKPSSKFDEATQNKSNSIYYVKSWNSELKQSQNELIKKSGVMKPDEASRDKPNSFNKDGERFHKSKPSQSQFDNKLSADKLDEMPMNKSNIIYKVTDLSSEALPNQSTNKHGANKMDEASNKNLSTPKETSNDLLESFSVVRSASTSDRKFSGDIVKVEKIELLPENTVEEKAFTTPSKRANIQDGFNSDLKYRSSIEKANSYDRKAEIQQSARPQYGLKSAEKTKSTAFGSSQKSNRGTIGSLLQAVRQNPNRQEKAAKGHQEEVVNILKEKIKEDEKKAEFLEIIADELRSRRAIDTTPVNDNKMNPMKSGDAPTTARTEGTSGAMSKDKPSSNHDRELTATIAAAIVKGISESSATSKESDTIAGKSMPIVSLQELRASGQRDSHLTSTSLGNSNSGKTMTSYGKTELIGTDESRIGGKRETNVVNAEPDSKKMDKKFRTDLIVDKGSDNQISKDITCNVRDKSTEKTHKIKAEDITPGVLYNSTTEGENRDFPTNINIEDDDETLRFKAEQFLKESEARQILEKTKHINIEKLDVDKLDVEKRAVAQLDAAKLDANKQDFAKVDVAKPDVAKLDVDKLDVDELDVSAQQKPKPKLTISQYLYEMFMGKRKNNNESGRRNITTYSAVHNRNSRLDNHTESKSKKSVTPYASKKTAETFISPDLAKRQLGKEAILKGRRSKSQESRHGVYDRESRQRFDQFEVSCSKQLVLSQSACMPGISHQKQTLIPTLNDNVILRMQKTESEENLVNFTDDINSTKILGGTPYKCEDKSLRAKLKNKKDKSEIVIKGGSKKCLEKEKDVKEAEDDGECGKRSFGALGRQLFHNLLIYISRIEKKH